In uncultured delta proteobacterium, the following proteins share a genomic window:
- a CDS encoding exported hypothetical protein (Evidence 5 : No homology to any previously reported sequences), with translation MNRSASSRLRIRRKASTTAGADAKGVTWTTAALADSFATAADGTTTVTIKGTGGVDVIDAKAVNDATIKLVIDGGLGGTAGKIGDKLTGGAGDDTITASGLGNHVLVGGGGKDTITGGSGNDTITGGAGADTLTGNGGNDIFKFALASDSAPSAYDTITDFVAKTATVNGDVLQFAKDAFGGDMTAVGAAITVVVADNGSLALAALSSAALGADKTNFALDKSTGTLYIDGTSAAAGTSDGTADMAIMLTGVTTIDANAIAFV, from the coding sequence ATGAATCGGTCCGCAAGCTCGCGCCTGCGGATTCGACGGAAGGCTTCGACTACCGCAGGTGCTGACGCGAAGGGCGTGACTTGGACCACGGCTGCGCTGGCTGACTCCTTCGCGACTGCTGCTGACGGCACGACCACGGTGACAATTAAAGGCACCGGCGGCGTTGATGTTATTGACGCGAAGGCCGTGAATGATGCAACCATTAAGTTGGTGATCGACGGTGGTCTGGGCGGTACGGCTGGTAAAATCGGTGACAAGCTGACTGGCGGCGCTGGTGACGACACCATTACTGCAAGCGGCCTGGGCAACCATGTTCTGGTTGGCGGCGGTGGTAAGGACACCATCACCGGCGGTAGCGGCAACGACACCATCACCGGTGGCGCTGGTGCTGATACGCTGACCGGCAATGGCGGCAACGATATTTTCAAATTTGCACTCGCCTCAGACTCCGCTCCCTCGGCGTACGATACCATTACGGATTTCGTCGCTAAAACAGCAACTGTAAATGGTGATGTGCTTCAGTTTGCTAAAGATGCGTTTGGCGGTGATATGACTGCCGTCGGCGCCGCTATAACGGTAGTTGTTGCGGATAATGGTAGCTTGGCGTTGGCTGCATTGTCGTCTGCTGCCTTGGGTGCTGACAAGACGAACTTTGCGCTCGATAAGTCGACTGGTACTCTGTACATTGACGGAACGAGTGCTGCTGCAGGTACGT
- a CDS encoding conserved hypothetical protein (Evidence 4 : Homologs of previously reported genes of unknown function), translated as MGVAMGTLNLSKTERIDVRASSSVKQLLQEAARSCHKNVSEFLLDAGVIAANQALADRRHFVLNDEQWQAFQQALDRPVQAKPRLKKLLNEPGVLG; from the coding sequence ATGGGGGTTGCCATGGGCACCTTGAACCTCTCCAAAACCGAACGGATCGATGTCCGCGCCAGCAGCTCTGTCAAGCAGCTGCTGCAGGAGGCTGCGCGTTCTTGCCACAAAAACGTCAGCGAATTCCTGCTGGATGCCGGGGTGATCGCGGCCAACCAAGCGCTGGCAGATCGTCGTCACTTTGTGCTGAACGATGAGCAGTGGCAGGCGTTTCAGCAGGCGCTGGATCGCCCCGTGCAAGCCAAGCCGCGCCTGAAGAAACTGCTCAACGAACCCGGGGTTCTGGGTTGA
- a CDS encoding conserved hypothetical protein (Evidence 4 : Homologs of previously reported genes of unknown function) encodes MTKKTQRAKARAEKKPRIGEEHIRPDGSVIRYVREEDDDQKPVDHYRTVDTLALMLRNGSITGAMHDAGQQFSQDFARAFGSGVASPKLDGMPAGTAPGQMMIERNAGAARAVRDALEVVGGSGSPAGSALWYVAGLQMSIRDWALRDGWNGKRVEKNEAKGILVAALGVLARYYGYERAPRPRRETSTHA; translated from the coding sequence ATGACCAAGAAGACACAACGCGCCAAGGCCCGTGCCGAGAAGAAGCCGCGCATCGGCGAGGAGCACATCCGCCCGGATGGCAGCGTGATCCGCTATGTGCGGGAAGAGGACGACGACCAGAAGCCGGTCGACCACTACCGCACCGTGGATACGCTGGCGCTGATGCTCCGAAACGGCAGCATCACCGGTGCCATGCACGATGCCGGCCAGCAGTTCTCGCAGGACTTCGCGCGGGCGTTTGGCAGCGGTGTCGCCAGTCCGAAGCTCGACGGAATGCCGGCTGGGACAGCGCCCGGGCAGATGATGATTGAGCGCAATGCCGGCGCTGCCCGTGCGGTCCGGGATGCGCTGGAGGTCGTCGGCGGCAGTGGCTCTCCGGCGGGATCGGCACTTTGGTACGTGGCCGGGCTGCAGATGTCGATCCGCGATTGGGCATTGCGCGATGGCTGGAACGGTAAGCGTGTCGAGAAAAACGAAGCCAAGGGCATCCTGGTCGCTGCACTCGGCGTGCTGGCCCGATACTACGGCTATGAGCGAGCGCCCAGGCCTCGGCGAGAGACATCAACGCACGCCTGA
- a CDS encoding conserved exported hypothetical protein (Evidence 4 : Homologs of previously reported genes of unknown function) produces the protein MRTHIASIPCALGRLAPASPASSDELRAMRAAAWHKQGIVVVPLDEIFDEWDRAFLSGIATKLYGARTATTKHSRPWREGEVIDRGDGETWTVIATTPKSVTLRRSRDGALATLGQLGEGRP, from the coding sequence ATGAGAACTCACATCGCTTCCATCCCCTGCGCCCTCGGGCGCCTGGCCCCGGCGTCACCCGCCAGCAGCGACGAACTGCGCGCGATGCGTGCAGCGGCCTGGCACAAACAAGGCATCGTGGTCGTGCCGCTGGATGAGATCTTTGATGAGTGGGACCGGGCATTCCTGTCTGGCATCGCCACCAAGCTCTACGGTGCGCGCACTGCCACGACGAAGCACAGCCGACCCTGGCGGGAAGGCGAAGTGATCGACCGGGGCGATGGCGAGACCTGGACGGTGATCGCCACAACACCGAAGTCTGTCACCCTGCGCCGCAGCCGCGATGGCGCGCTGGCGACCCTCGGGCAACTTGGGGAGGGCCGGCCATGA
- a CDS encoding conserved hypothetical protein (Evidence 4 : Homologs of previously reported genes of unknown function) produces the protein MTTTILALDLGTTTGWAMTGRDGLFSGGRESFKPQRFEGGGMRYLRFKRWLTDIKQCADGLDWVVFEEVRKHAGVDAAHAYGGFMAHLTAWCEHHQIPYQGVPVGTIKKHATGKGNAGKAEMIAAAKARGHDPVDDNHADALALLDWAMAQGGVA, from the coding sequence ATGACGACAACGATTTTGGCCCTGGATCTGGGCACGACCACCGGCTGGGCAATGACCGGCCGCGACGGACTCTTCAGCGGCGGCAGAGAATCCTTCAAACCGCAGCGCTTCGAAGGTGGCGGAATGAGATACCTGCGCTTCAAGCGCTGGCTCACCGATATCAAGCAGTGTGCCGATGGCCTCGACTGGGTGGTGTTCGAGGAGGTGCGTAAACACGCCGGCGTCGACGCGGCTCATGCTTACGGTGGCTTCATGGCCCATCTGACGGCCTGGTGCGAGCACCACCAGATCCCGTACCAGGGCGTGCCAGTGGGCACGATCAAGAAGCACGCCACCGGCAAGGGCAACGCCGGCAAGGCCGAGATGATCGCGGCGGCCAAGGCGCGTGGCCATGACCCGGTCGACGACAACCACGCTGATGCGCTGGCGCTGCTGGACTGGGCGATGGCCCAAGGGGGTGTGGCATGA
- a CDS encoding conserved hypothetical protein (Evidence 4 : Homologs of previously reported genes of unknown function), with translation MLDFNSVPPQAFPVGGDLNAQRDAIRADLLARLESVLMTLLPAGKKRGQKYLVGDVLGSPGDSLEVSLKGETAGLWHDHATGEGGDIFDLIAAHHGLDTQADFARVLEIAGQLVGRATSHPPKRKKAEAPVDELGPATAKWDYLDAAGNLIACVYRYDPAPGRKEFRPWDAKRRKMTPPEPRPLYNQPGVVAAEQVILVEGEKCAQALIEAGIVATTAMHGANAPVDKTDWSPLAGKAVLLWPDRDKPGFRYAEAASQAVLMAGANSCAILLPPDDKPEGWDAADALGEGFDVADFIATGPRITVQPLGDEPDLPEYDGQADHDSDATVWGTEDALAVSFTRRYQRDWRYVAMWGKWLMWDGRRWRTEETLAASDLIRQVCRHAAVRADSSKVAAKLAASSTVSGVERLARSDRRHAATSDEWDADIWLLNTPGGVVDLRTGRMRPHDRADRMTKIATATPKGSSPLWLDFIDQITLGDREYAEYLQRFAGYCLTGSTQEHALFFLYGTGANGKSVFVNTLFTLLGDYAANAPMDTFMETRGDRHPTDLAGLRGSRFVGATETEQGRRWNESKIKEITGGDRVSARFMRQDFFTYLPQFKLVIAGNHKPAIRNIDEAMKRRLHLVPFTLTIPEEKRDRTLPARLLKEGDGILAWALEGCLAWQAHGLRQPKCVADATDEYFDEEDTIGEFLDEECQQYPQAREAVADVFERWRQRAEKRSEYIGTSRWLVQQLLRRGFQRGRTSSGAKAILGLSLKPKDYGTRLPYRDD, from the coding sequence ATGCTTGATTTCAATTCGGTGCCGCCGCAGGCCTTCCCTGTGGGTGGTGATCTCAACGCACAACGCGACGCCATCCGTGCCGATCTGCTGGCGCGGCTGGAATCGGTGCTGATGACGCTGCTGCCGGCCGGCAAGAAGCGTGGCCAGAAGTACCTGGTCGGCGATGTGCTCGGCAGTCCTGGCGACAGCCTCGAGGTGTCGCTCAAGGGGGAGACGGCTGGCCTGTGGCACGACCACGCCACTGGCGAAGGCGGTGACATCTTCGATCTGATCGCCGCCCATCACGGGCTCGACACCCAGGCGGACTTCGCCCGGGTGCTGGAGATCGCCGGGCAACTGGTGGGGCGAGCCACCAGCCATCCGCCGAAGCGCAAGAAGGCCGAAGCCCCGGTCGATGAGCTGGGGCCAGCTACCGCCAAGTGGGACTACCTGGATGCCGCCGGCAACCTGATCGCCTGCGTCTATCGCTACGACCCGGCACCGGGCCGCAAGGAGTTCCGTCCTTGGGATGCCAAGCGCCGCAAGATGACGCCACCCGAGCCGCGCCCGCTCTACAACCAACCAGGGGTCGTTGCTGCCGAACAGGTGATCTTGGTCGAGGGCGAGAAGTGCGCGCAGGCCTTGATCGAGGCCGGCATCGTGGCGACCACGGCGATGCACGGCGCCAATGCGCCGGTCGACAAGACGGACTGGTCACCGCTGGCGGGCAAAGCTGTGCTCCTCTGGCCGGATCGGGACAAACCGGGATTCCGGTATGCCGAGGCCGCTTCGCAAGCAGTGCTCATGGCCGGTGCCAATTCCTGCGCCATCCTGCTGCCGCCCGACGACAAGCCCGAAGGCTGGGATGCAGCGGATGCCTTGGGCGAAGGCTTCGACGTTGCGGACTTCATTGCCACCGGCCCTCGCATCACGGTGCAGCCTCTAGGCGATGAGCCCGATCTGCCAGAGTACGACGGGCAAGCCGACCACGACAGCGATGCGACGGTCTGGGGAACCGAGGATGCGCTGGCGGTGAGTTTCACCCGCCGCTACCAGCGCGACTGGCGCTATGTCGCCATGTGGGGCAAATGGCTGATGTGGGATGGCCGTCGCTGGCGTACTGAGGAGACCTTGGCGGCCAGTGACTTGATCCGTCAGGTCTGCCGCCACGCAGCCGTGCGTGCGGACAGCAGCAAGGTCGCAGCCAAGCTCGCGGCCAGTAGCACCGTCAGTGGGGTCGAGCGCTTGGCCCGCTCGGATCGGCGTCACGCCGCGACATCAGACGAGTGGGATGCTGACATCTGGCTGCTCAACACCCCAGGGGGTGTAGTGGATCTGCGCACCGGGCGGATGCGCCCGCACGACCGTGCCGACCGGATGACCAAAATCGCCACCGCGACGCCCAAGGGGAGCAGTCCACTCTGGCTGGATTTCATCGACCAGATTACCCTGGGCGACCGGGAGTATGCCGAGTACCTGCAGCGCTTCGCAGGCTACTGCCTGACCGGGTCCACCCAAGAGCATGCCTTGTTCTTTCTCTACGGCACCGGCGCCAACGGCAAGTCGGTGTTCGTGAACACGCTCTTCACGCTTCTCGGGGACTACGCCGCCAACGCGCCCATGGACACCTTCATGGAAACACGCGGTGACCGGCACCCGACCGATCTGGCGGGGCTGCGGGGTTCGCGCTTTGTCGGCGCGACCGAGACCGAACAGGGTCGGCGCTGGAACGAGTCGAAGATCAAGGAGATCACCGGTGGCGACCGGGTGTCCGCCCGATTCATGCGCCAGGACTTCTTCACCTACTTGCCGCAGTTCAAGTTGGTGATCGCAGGCAATCACAAACCGGCCATCCGCAACATCGACGAGGCGATGAAACGGCGCCTGCACCTGGTGCCTTTCACCTTGACTATCCCCGAAGAAAAGCGCGACCGCACGCTGCCGGCGAGGCTGCTTAAGGAGGGTGACGGCATCCTGGCTTGGGCGCTGGAAGGTTGCCTGGCCTGGCAAGCCCATGGTCTGCGTCAGCCCAAGTGCGTGGCCGATGCCACCGATGAGTACTTCGACGAGGAAGACACCATCGGTGAGTTCCTCGACGAGGAGTGCCAGCAGTACCCGCAGGCTCGTGAGGCGGTGGCAGACGTGTTCGAGCGCTGGCGTCAGCGCGCCGAGAAGCGCAGCGAATACATCGGCACTAGCCGCTGGCTCGTGCAGCAACTGCTGCGCCGGGGATTCCAGCGGGGGCGTACCTCATCCGGCGCGAAGGCGATCTTGGGTTTGTCGCTCAAACCCAAGGATTACGGCACGCGTTTGCCCTACCGCGATGACTGA
- a CDS encoding hypothetical protein (Evidence 5 : No homology to any previously reported sequences), whose protein sequence is MSTASKRASARKTYRTEWVDRWSPPKPLVGLQAIEKVLNRHTFLVCPESRLVVAVLARAIHDSLSLSNRRMRREARRFLLGDDLTLWCDLVGLHPDFVLFVARKAGYLADEKSHWQKVPIKVPVPPVPAEPVVSASSAPVHSITCHAHNHPPQGGLIHA, encoded by the coding sequence ATGAGCACAGCTTCCAAGCGCGCCAGCGCACGCAAGACCTACCGCACCGAGTGGGTGGATCGCTGGTCGCCGCCCAAACCCCTGGTCGGGCTGCAGGCCATCGAAAAGGTGTTGAACCGTCACACCTTCCTCGTGTGCCCGGAGTCTCGGCTGGTGGTGGCCGTGCTCGCCCGCGCCATTCACGACAGCTTGAGTCTTTCCAACCGCCGGATGCGGCGCGAGGCCAGGCGCTTTCTGCTCGGGGACGACCTCACGCTCTGGTGCGACCTGGTTGGTTTGCATCCGGACTTCGTGCTTTTCGTGGCACGCAAGGCCGGCTACCTCGCCGACGAGAAATCGCACTGGCAGAAGGTGCCGATCAAGGTGCCGGTGCCGCCAGTTCCTGCCGAGCCGGTAGTCAGCGCCAGCAGCGCACCCGTGCATTCCATCACCTGCCACGCCCACAACCATCCGCCACAGGGAGGGCTGATCCATGCTTGA
- a CDS encoding conserved hypothetical protein (Evidence 4 : Homologs of previously reported genes of unknown function), with protein MGNRDASVGQVGQAWEGEVMLDFNSTSTFPERFEALIDAGLQAREQQQAKRQYLGASRLGVSCERQLQYEYAQAPVDPDKGFSGRILRIFERGHRMEDAMVGWLRAAGFVLKTEGKDGQQFGFSVADGKLQGHCDGVFVDGPDGFAYPALWENKCVGTKAFRELQKSGLAVSKPIYHAQVVTYQAYLGLHEHPAIFTAVNADSMEIYTELVPFDAALAQKMSDRAVRVIQATEAGELLPRAFAEASHFECKFCSYAQRCWGGV; from the coding sequence GTGGGAAACCGAGACGCCAGCGTCGGCCAAGTCGGACAAGCGTGGGAGGGCGAAGTGATGTTGGACTTCAATTCCACCTCGACCTTCCCAGAACGCTTCGAGGCTTTGATCGATGCCGGGCTGCAGGCGCGCGAGCAACAGCAGGCGAAGCGTCAGTATCTCGGGGCCTCGCGCCTCGGGGTCAGTTGCGAGCGCCAGCTGCAGTACGAGTACGCCCAGGCGCCGGTCGATCCGGACAAGGGGTTTTCGGGCCGCATCCTGCGCATCTTCGAGCGTGGGCACCGCATGGAAGACGCCATGGTCGGCTGGCTGCGCGCAGCGGGCTTCGTGCTCAAGACCGAAGGCAAGGACGGTCAGCAGTTCGGCTTCTCAGTGGCCGATGGCAAGCTGCAGGGGCATTGCGACGGCGTCTTTGTCGACGGCCCCGATGGCTTTGCCTATCCGGCGCTGTGGGAGAACAAATGCGTGGGTACCAAGGCTTTCCGTGAGCTGCAGAAGTCCGGGCTGGCGGTCTCCAAGCCGATCTACCACGCCCAGGTGGTGACCTACCAAGCCTATCTCGGACTGCATGAGCACCCGGCGATCTTCACGGCGGTGAATGCCGATTCGATGGAGATCTACACCGAGCTGGTGCCCTTCGACGCTGCACTGGCGCAAAAGATGTCCGACCGCGCGGTGCGGGTGATTCAGGCGACGGAAGCCGGGGAGCTCTTGCCGCGCGCCTTCGCCGAGGCCAGCCACTTCGAGTGCAAGTTCTGCAGCTATGCGCAGCGCTGCTGGGGAGGTGTGTGA
- a CDS encoding conserved hypothetical protein (Evidence 4 : Homologs of previously reported genes of unknown function): MAGQCWVCKRQARGLGHSDNRFKVGESRRYPMDWVFCSRRCQDAFHALYGQWLRTDLKQEDVLMVDPTEFERAAMRACLKFFGEAAGEIGFDKPLGHYSEAEALQVIEAIVTGWTEAMAAHHQQTKYPPVRGIAPYETQAPQPVATLEPASATVTFDPANPFADLEDDLPWETETPASAKSDKRGRAK, from the coding sequence ATGGCCGGGCAGTGTTGGGTCTGCAAGCGGCAGGCCCGTGGCCTCGGCCACAGCGACAACCGCTTCAAGGTGGGCGAATCGCGCCGGTATCCGATGGACTGGGTCTTTTGCAGCCGGCGCTGCCAGGACGCGTTTCACGCGCTCTATGGCCAGTGGCTCCGAACCGACCTCAAGCAGGAGGACGTGCTCATGGTTGATCCGACCGAATTCGAGCGCGCGGCGATGCGCGCCTGCCTGAAATTCTTCGGCGAGGCAGCCGGTGAGATCGGCTTTGACAAGCCGCTGGGGCACTACAGCGAGGCCGAGGCCTTGCAGGTGATCGAGGCGATTGTGACCGGCTGGACGGAGGCGATGGCGGCTCACCACCAGCAGACGAAGTATCCGCCGGTGCGGGGGATTGCGCCCTATGAGACGCAGGCTCCGCAGCCGGTGGCCACGTTGGAGCCAGCCTCGGCAACGGTCACCTTCGATCCGGCGAATCCCTTCGCGGATCTGGAGGACGACCTGCCGTGGGAAACCGAGACGCCAGCGTCGGCCAAGTCGGACAAGCGTGGGAGGGCGAAGTGA
- a CDS encoding conserved hypothetical protein (Evidence 4 : Homologs of previously reported genes of unknown function) encodes MVLAMRAVTPVHRQQSRHPATPHRLLSHVQPHPPSPAASPPGRSKGGVTMMSTPILTTSHYGVVRFGDLAVEAVVLEDGTRGYVQRQLATAIGLHESRRGSQLKTLLSDVAPGAADVLQENACSIRLPSGQTTAFFPAGVISEVASGVIDAALEGRLHRKRQHLVPNCQRILKALAKSGEVALIDEATGYQYHRAPDALQALISRLLRERVASWERRFSPDYYRALFRLFGWHYHGHQQNPPAVIGQITLRWVYDVIMPREIIEEIRNRKRLSDKAHQWLSDGGLALLEKQIHAVTMIARSSMTYRDFDTRCATAFGSQPLQMTLFIGALEGGQ; translated from the coding sequence GTGGTGCTGGCAATGCGGGCGGTAACTCCGGTGCACCGGCAGCAGTCGCGGCACCCAGCTACACCCCACCGGCTGCTGTCGCACGTCCAGCCCCATCCACCGTCCCCAGCGGCAAGCCCGCCTGGGCGCAGTAAGGGGGGCGTGACGATGATGAGCACACCTATTCTCACGACCAGCCACTACGGCGTGGTGCGCTTCGGTGACCTGGCGGTGGAAGCCGTGGTGCTGGAAGACGGCACCCGTGGCTATGTGCAGCGCCAACTGGCCACCGCCATCGGCCTGCACGAATCGCGCCGGGGCAGCCAACTCAAAACCTTGCTGTCCGATGTCGCCCCCGGTGCAGCGGATGTCTTGCAGGAGAACGCTTGCAGCATCCGCCTGCCCTCGGGGCAAACCACGGCCTTCTTTCCGGCCGGGGTAATCAGCGAGGTCGCCTCGGGCGTGATCGACGCTGCGCTCGAAGGCCGGCTGCACCGTAAACGCCAGCACCTGGTGCCCAACTGCCAGCGCATCCTTAAGGCCCTGGCCAAGTCTGGTGAGGTCGCCCTGATCGATGAGGCCACCGGCTACCAGTACCACCGCGCGCCCGATGCGCTGCAGGCCTTGATCTCACGTCTGCTGCGCGAGCGCGTGGCCAGCTGGGAGCGGCGCTTCAGCCCGGACTACTACCGGGCACTGTTTCGCCTGTTCGGCTGGCATTACCACGGCCATCAGCAGAACCCGCCGGCGGTGATCGGTCAGATCACCCTGCGCTGGGTGTACGACGTGATCATGCCCCGCGAAATCATCGAGGAGATCCGTAACCGCAAGCGCCTGTCCGACAAGGCGCACCAGTGGCTCAGCGATGGCGGTCTCGCCTTGCTGGAAAAGCAGATCCACGCGGTGACCATGATCGCGCGCTCGTCGATGACCTACCGGGACTTCGACACCCGCTGCGCCACGGCGTTTGGCAGCCAGCCGCTGCAGATGACGCTCTTCATCGGTGCGCTGGAGGGAGGGCAATGA
- a CDS encoding conserved hypothetical protein (Evidence 4 : Homologs of previously reported genes of unknown function), with amino-acid sequence MSNWNDFNDAEQQQSFDLIPRNTAAKLRMSIKPGGFDDPSQGWTGGWATQSFETGAVYLACEGVVMEGPFAKRKIWWNVGLHSPKGPTWGNMGRTFIRAALNSARNVHPADNSPQAQAARRISGFADLDGLEFAARIDIEKDGRGEDRNTIKAAIEPDHKDYALVMGVMPKGGAGNAGGNSGAPAAVAAPSYTPPAAVARPAPSTVPSGKPAWAQ; translated from the coding sequence ATGTCCAATTGGAACGATTTCAACGACGCTGAACAGCAGCAGTCCTTCGACCTCATCCCGCGCAACACGGCGGCCAAGCTACGCATGAGCATCAAGCCCGGTGGTTTCGATGACCCGAGCCAAGGCTGGACCGGGGGCTGGGCCACCCAGAGCTTCGAGACCGGTGCGGTCTACCTCGCCTGCGAGGGCGTTGTGATGGAAGGCCCGTTTGCCAAACGCAAGATCTGGTGGAACGTGGGCCTGCATTCGCCCAAGGGGCCGACCTGGGGGAACATGGGCCGCACCTTCATCCGGGCGGCGCTCAATTCCGCGCGCAATGTCCATCCGGCCGACAACAGCCCGCAGGCGCAGGCGGCCCGTCGCATCAGCGGCTTTGCCGACCTCGATGGCCTGGAGTTTGCCGCCCGCATCGACATCGAGAAGGACGGCCGGGGCGAGGACCGCAACACCATCAAAGCCGCCATCGAGCCGGATCACAAGGATTACGCACTGGTCATGGGCGTGATGCCCAAGGGTGGTGCTGGCAATGCGGGCGGTAACTCCGGTGCACCGGCAGCAGTCGCGGCACCCAGCTACACCCCACCGGCTGCTGTCGCACGTCCAGCCCCATCCACCGTCCCCAGCGGCAAGCCCGCCTGGGCGCAGTAA
- a CDS encoding conserved hypothetical protein (Evidence 4 : Homologs of previously reported genes of unknown function), whose protein sequence is MALPIISADQRLAEKRCAKVALVGVPGAGKTSQIRTLDAERTLLVDTEAGDLSILDWAGDTLRPRTWPEFKDLVVFLAGPSPSASPEQAFSQAHFDHVCQKYGDPAQLAKYDTYFVDSLTVLSRMCLAWCKTQPAAFSEKTGKPDTRGAYGLLGTEMIGALTHLQHVRDKHVIYVCILEEKLDDFNRRIYQLQLEGAKTSAELPGVLDEVITLAILKADDGTPYRAFVTGADNAWGFPSKDRSGRLDPLEEPHLGKLIAKCLGRDAVAAHATAFPTAHASQE, encoded by the coding sequence ATGGCACTCCCGATCATCAGCGCCGACCAGCGCCTTGCAGAAAAACGCTGCGCCAAGGTCGCCCTCGTCGGCGTACCGGGTGCTGGCAAGACCTCCCAGATCCGCACGCTCGATGCCGAGCGCACTTTGCTGGTGGACACCGAGGCCGGCGATCTCTCGATCCTCGACTGGGCCGGCGACACCCTGCGCCCACGCACCTGGCCGGAGTTCAAGGACCTGGTGGTGTTTCTCGCCGGGCCGAGCCCGAGCGCCTCACCTGAGCAGGCCTTCTCGCAGGCGCACTTCGACCACGTCTGCCAGAAGTACGGCGATCCGGCGCAGCTGGCCAAGTACGACACCTATTTTGTCGACAGCCTGACCGTGCTCTCGCGGATGTGCCTGGCCTGGTGCAAAACCCAACCGGCGGCTTTTTCCGAGAAGACCGGCAAGCCCGACACCCGAGGTGCGTATGGCCTCTTGGGCACCGAGATGATCGGCGCGCTCACGCACCTGCAGCACGTGCGCGACAAGCACGTCATCTATGTCTGCATCCTCGAGGAGAAGCTGGACGACTTCAACCGCCGCATCTACCAGCTGCAGCTTGAGGGCGCCAAGACCTCGGCCGAGCTGCCGGGCGTGCTCGATGAAGTCATCACGCTGGCCATTCTCAAGGCCGACGACGGCACCCCGTACCGCGCTTTTGTCACCGGCGCAGACAACGCCTGGGGCTTCCCGAGCAAAGACCGCAGCGGCCGGCTCGACCCCCTCGAAGAACCCCACCTCGGAAAGCTCATCGCCAAGTGCCTCGGCCGCGACGCCGTTGCTGCGCACGCCACCGCTTTTCCGACCGCCCACGCATCCCAGGAGTAA
- a CDS encoding conserved hypothetical protein (Evidence 4 : Homologs of previously reported genes of unknown function) has translation MQTRSSALAATQQPTARVLDIGSLPLQLEDLTRERIKALPKPALQELSVLLAEMDRGIGHAREQLTAALDDLYGDTARAQLLDAGKDTGTTHLTDGDLAITVEIKKSVSWGQDELAAIAQRIASNGDDPAEYIDVKYSVSERKFAVWPETLRRPFEAARTLKPAKPAFRLAIVGEGK, from the coding sequence ATGCAAACCCGTTCCTCGGCCCTCGCGGCCACCCAGCAACCAACTGCCCGCGTCCTCGACATCGGCAGCCTCCCCCTCCAACTCGAAGACCTGACCCGCGAGCGCATCAAGGCGCTTCCCAAGCCGGCGCTGCAGGAACTCTCCGTTCTGCTTGCCGAAATGGACCGTGGCATTGGCCACGCCCGTGAGCAGCTGACCGCTGCGCTCGATGACCTCTACGGCGACACCGCCCGAGCACAACTGCTCGACGCGGGCAAGGACACCGGCACCACGCACCTGACCGACGGGGATCTGGCCATCACGGTCGAGATCAAGAAATCGGTGTCCTGGGGTCAGGACGAACTGGCCGCTATCGCGCAGCGCATCGCCAGCAATGGCGACGACCCGGCCGAATACATCGACGTGAAGTATTCGGTCTCCGAGCGCAAGTTCGCCGTCTGGCCCGAAACCCTGCGTCGCCCCTTCGAGGCCGCCCGCACCCTCAAACCCGCCAAGCCGGCCTTCCGCCTGGCAATCGTTGGGGAGGGCAAGTGA